The DNA sequence ATCAGGGAGTTAAAACCGATATCCAGAAAAGCATAAATCCCTGTTGCACGCCGTTCTTCCGTTACTAAAGCAAACCCGTGATTAATGGCTTCGTTAGCGGAATGGTTATTAATTTTTTTGCCGTGCAGTTTGATGGTGCCGCCTGACTTCTCACGAATACCAAACAGCGTTTCGACAATATCCGTACGCTTTGCGCCGACCAGGCCGGCCACGCCGAGGATCTCCCCCTTGCGCAGATCGAAAGAGATATCTCTGATCGACGGCTGGCGCAGCGAGGTCAGGTTTCGCACTTCGAGAATTGTCTCACCCGGCACGTTGCTTTTATCCGGGAAACGCTGGCTCAGCGAACGCCCGACCATCATGGCAATGATTTTATCCATATCCAGCCCGTCCAGCGGCTGAGTCGTAATCCACTGCCCGTCACGCAGAACGGTAATCTCATCGCAAAGCTGAAAGATCTCTTCCATCTTGTGAGAAATATAAACAATGCCGCAGCCGCGTTCTTTCAGCTTACGGATTATCGTGAACAGATGGTTGACTTCTTTTTCCGTTAAGGATGACGTAGGTTCGTCCATAATGACAATCTTTGCGTCATAGGAAAAAGCTTTGGCTATTTCAATCATCTGCATTTGTGAAACAGAAAGCGTGATCACTTTATCACGCGGATCGATATCAATATCCAGCTCGTCAAAAATGGCCTTGGTGTCGCGATACATTTTGTCCTGATCGACAAATAACCCTTTGCGGGGGTAACGCCCAAGCCACATGTTATCCATGACCGTGCGTTGCAATACCAGGTTTAATTCCTGATGCACCATTGAAACGCCATTTTCCAGCGCCTCTTTGGAACTTTTATAATCAATCTCTTTACCCTGAAAAAGAATACTTCCCGTATCCTTACTGTAAATGCCAAACAGACATTTTAATAACGTCGATTTTCCCGCACCGTTTTCGCCCATTAACGCGTGGACAGAATGCGGACGTATTTTCAGATTTACGTTATCTAATGCTTTAACGCCAGGAAATGATTTGCTGACGTTGGTCATTTCCAGCAGATATTCGCGCTTTGGTTGCACTTGATCACTGCTCATAGTTCTACCTGGCTGAAAAGAGGGTTACTGGCGGCCGTCATCAATAACGAGCGCAGCACGCTGCGCCCGTTTCAGGTTGGGCTTATTTAACAAACTGGGACAGATTATCTTTATCGACCGGAACATAAGCCACACGAACGACTTTGCCTTCCAGCTTGTAGTTGGTGCCTTCGGTTGCGGGTTTCCCTGCCGCCAGGTTTTTAGCCATATCAAAGGTGGCTTTAGCCTGGTTTTCTGCATCGTTCAGCACGGTTCCGGCCATTGCGCCCGATTTCACCATCGCCAGCGCTTCTGGCAAGGCATCCACGCCAAATACCGGCACAGCGGATTTATTATGCGCCTTCAGCGCTTCTACCGCGCCCATTGCCATGGCATCGTTGTTGGCGATGACCACTTCAATTTTGTTGCCATTCGGCCCGGAGAGCCAGGCATCCATTTTATCTTTCGCCTGTGCGGTATCCCACATGGCGGTATCAAGATGGAGCTGCTGAGTTTTCACACCGTCTTTATTTAAGGTGTCGATGACGTATTTCGTACGGGCTTCCGCATCCGGATGGCCCGGCTCGCCTTTCAGCAATACAAACTGTACGACGCCATCTTTGTTCAGATCCCAGCCCTGATTTGCTTTCCAGTGTTTTTCAATCAGCTCGCCCTGCTTGACGCCCGATTCTTTCGAGTCGGTGCCAACATAATAAGCTTTGTCGTAGCTGGCCAGCGCTTTAGCGGACGGCTCTTTGTTAAAGAACACCACGGGAATGTCATTAGATTTGGCTTTGCTGATCACCACTGGCGCAGCCGACGGGTCGACCAGGTTAATGGCTAACGCCTTCACCCCTTTCGCCACCAGCACATCAACCTGATCGTTCTGGGTCGACTGGCTGT is a window from the Pantoea sp. CCBC3-3-1 genome containing:
- the mglA gene encoding galactose/methyl galactoside ABC transporter ATP-binding protein MglA, which translates into the protein MSSDQVQPKREYLLEMTNVSKSFPGVKALDNVNLKIRPHSVHALMGENGAGKSTLLKCLFGIYSKDTGSILFQGKEIDYKSSKEALENGVSMVHQELNLVLQRTVMDNMWLGRYPRKGLFVDQDKMYRDTKAIFDELDIDIDPRDKVITLSVSQMQMIEIAKAFSYDAKIVIMDEPTSSLTEKEVNHLFTIIRKLKERGCGIVYISHKMEEIFQLCDEITVLRDGQWITTQPLDGLDMDKIIAMMVGRSLSQRFPDKSNVPGETILEVRNLTSLRQPSIRDISFDLRKGEILGVAGLVGAKRTDIVETLFGIREKSGGTIKLHGKKINNHSANEAINHGFALVTEERRATGIYAFLDIGFNSLISNIRKYKNSIGLLDNNRMKSDTQWVIDSMRVKTPGHATSIGSLSGGNQQKVIIGRWLLTQPEILMLDEPTRGIDVGAKFEIYQLISDLAKKEKGIIIISSEMPELLGITDRILVMSNGMVAGIVETKTTTQNEILRLASKHL
- the mglB gene encoding galactose/glucose ABC transporter substrate-binding protein MglB, which produces MKKAFTLTALVASMMLSGAAQAADTRIGVTIYKYDDNFMSVVRKDIEKEAKNSSDVQLLMNDSQNSQSTQNDQVDVLVAKGVKALAINLVDPSAAPVVISKAKSNDIPVVFFNKEPSAKALASYDKAYYVGTDSKESGVKQGELIEKHWKANQGWDLNKDGVVQFVLLKGEPGHPDAEARTKYVIDTLNKDGVKTQQLHLDTAMWDTAQAKDKMDAWLSGPNGNKIEVVIANNDAMAMGAVEALKAHNKSAVPVFGVDALPEALAMVKSGAMAGTVLNDAENQAKATFDMAKNLAAGKPATEGTNYKLEGKVVRVAYVPVDKDNLSQFVK